The Streptomyces cynarae genome contains a region encoding:
- a CDS encoding permease, whose amino-acid sequence MHAVLHALSIAGSMTWEITWALVLGFALSAVVQAVVRKSTVVSLLGDDRPRTLAVAAGLGAASSSCSYAAVALARSLFRKGANFTAAMAFEIASTNLVVELGVILALLMGWQFTAAEFFGGPIMIILLAVLFRLFLRDRLLHTAREQAERGLAGSMEGHAAMDMSVHREGSFARRLFSREGFTSTSHVFVMEWAAILRDLIVGLLIAGAIAAWVPDSFWRGFFFEGHPLAAKLWGPIVGPLVAIASFVCSIGNVPLAVVLWKGGISFGGVVAFIFADLLILPILNIYRKYYGAKTAAFLLGTFYLAMVVAGYIVEFAFGGLGLIPDQADAKIPTEGVSWNYTTWLNIAFLLLAAVLLVRFLRTGGLSMLRMMGGPPDTGHDHTGHLQHGHPAGDTHGGNHH is encoded by the coding sequence ATGCACGCCGTACTGCACGCACTGTCGATTGCCGGGTCCATGACCTGGGAGATCACCTGGGCCCTGGTTCTGGGCTTCGCGCTGTCCGCTGTCGTCCAGGCCGTGGTTCGCAAGTCCACCGTGGTTTCGCTCCTGGGCGATGACCGGCCCCGCACACTCGCCGTCGCCGCCGGACTGGGCGCGGCCTCTTCATCCTGCTCCTACGCAGCCGTCGCGCTGGCCCGCTCACTGTTCCGCAAAGGCGCGAATTTCACCGCTGCGATGGCTTTCGAGATCGCCTCCACCAACCTGGTCGTCGAGCTCGGCGTGATCCTGGCCCTGCTGATGGGCTGGCAGTTCACCGCCGCCGAATTCTTCGGCGGCCCGATCATGATCATCCTGCTGGCGGTCCTGTTCCGCCTCTTCCTGCGGGACAGACTCCTGCACACTGCCCGCGAGCAGGCTGAACGCGGGCTGGCCGGCTCGATGGAGGGCCACGCCGCGATGGACATGTCCGTTCACCGTGAGGGCTCCTTCGCCCGGCGCCTGTTCTCCCGCGAGGGTTTCACCTCGACCTCGCATGTCTTCGTCATGGAGTGGGCGGCGATCCTGCGCGACCTGATCGTTGGCCTGCTCATCGCCGGTGCCATTGCCGCCTGGGTTCCCGATTCCTTCTGGCGCGGCTTCTTCTTCGAAGGCCACCCTCTCGCTGCCAAGCTGTGGGGCCCGATCGTCGGCCCGCTGGTAGCGATTGCCTCATTCGTGTGTTCCATCGGCAACGTGCCGCTGGCGGTGGTGCTGTGGAAGGGCGGCATCAGCTTCGGCGGCGTGGTCGCATTCATCTTCGCCGACCTGCTGATCCTGCCGATCCTCAACATCTACCGGAAGTACTACGGCGCCAAGACGGCCGCCTTCCTGCTCGGCACCTTCTACCTCGCGATGGTCGTCGCCGGGTACATCGTCGAATTCGCCTTCGGCGGGCTCGGCCTGATCCCCGACCAGGCCGACGCGAAGATCCCCACGGAGGGCGTGAGCTGGAACTACACGACCTGGCTCAACATCGCCTTCCTCCTCCTGGCCGCAGTGCTCCTGGTGCGCTTCCTGCGCACCGGCGGGCTGTCCATGCTCCGCATGATGGGCGGCCCACCCGACACCGGCCACGATCACACCGGTCATCTGCAGCATGGGCACCCGGCAGGGGACACGCACGGCGGGAACCACCACTGA
- a CDS encoding SMI1/KNR4 family protein, whose amino-acid sequence MRWFADAWTSRPVVPEDGCTAEELAAVEADLGFELPAALSEGYALIGRRDDLTRQQDPLVKPTGLYIDDALGGVLVFRRENQDCAFWGIPLAQIEEDDPPVVVASHQGWIPFLDRMSLAWVELVLSESLFAADSLYDACELPNALMPDLHARYARVGLPDHPMWASEDDSPVRWYAAPGRLLRRDGIQDQSWIHARGHTISDLETIREELPGPWVG is encoded by the coding sequence GTGCGCTGGTTCGCCGACGCATGGACGAGCCGTCCGGTGGTGCCGGAAGACGGCTGCACCGCAGAGGAATTGGCGGCTGTGGAGGCTGATCTCGGCTTCGAGCTGCCGGCCGCTTTGAGTGAGGGGTACGCGCTCATCGGCCGTCGGGACGACCTGACCCGGCAACAGGACCCTCTGGTCAAGCCAACTGGCCTCTACATCGATGACGCCCTCGGCGGCGTCCTGGTCTTCCGCCGCGAGAACCAGGACTGCGCCTTCTGGGGAATTCCGCTCGCCCAGATCGAGGAGGACGACCCACCGGTGGTGGTGGCATCACATCAGGGTTGGATTCCCTTTCTCGACCGGATGTCCCTTGCGTGGGTCGAACTGGTGCTGAGCGAGTCGCTCTTCGCGGCGGACAGTCTCTATGACGCCTGCGAGCTCCCCAACGCGCTCATGCCGGATCTCCACGCCCGCTATGCCCGGGTCGGCCTGCCCGACCATCCCATGTGGGCGAGCGAGGACGACTCGCCGGTCCGCTGGTACGCGGCTCCCGGCCGGTTGCTGCGCCGGGACGGCATTCAGGACCAGTCCTGGATCCACGCGCGTGGGCACACGATTTCCGATCTTGAGACCATCCGTGAAGAACTCCCAGGCCCCTGGGTCGGCTGA
- a CDS encoding thioesterase II family protein: MTMYSRGPRRARVDSRNPWFRHYRVERPRLRLVCFPHAGGTATLYATWASRLEEGTELLAVQYPGRQDRLAEPCATSMTELADAVTAALVPHLDVPVALFGHSMGSAVAYEVARRLTRTAGAETVALLVSARSAPHLHGTSAGDAFDDVRLLESVKRLAGPDAAAYEHPDLRDVLMPSLRADYRLLGAYRPGPPTERLSVPVTVYGGDRDPACPVADLDSWAEVTDTGQETVVFSGGHFYLREHEEALLEHIGSRLPPRVGAP, from the coding sequence ATGACGATGTACTCACGGGGTCCACGACGAGCACGGGTCGACTCCCGGAATCCATGGTTCCGGCATTACCGGGTCGAACGTCCGCGGCTACGGCTGGTCTGCTTCCCGCATGCCGGGGGCACCGCGACCCTGTACGCGACCTGGGCGTCCCGGCTGGAGGAGGGGACGGAGCTACTCGCGGTGCAGTACCCGGGGCGGCAGGACCGGCTCGCCGAGCCGTGCGCGACGTCCATGACGGAGCTGGCCGACGCCGTCACGGCCGCGCTGGTCCCCCATCTCGACGTGCCGGTGGCCCTGTTCGGGCACAGCATGGGCAGCGCCGTCGCCTACGAGGTGGCGCGACGCCTGACGCGTACGGCCGGTGCCGAGACCGTCGCACTGCTGGTGTCCGCTCGGAGTGCGCCCCACCTGCACGGCACCTCGGCCGGCGACGCGTTCGACGACGTACGGCTGCTGGAGTCGGTGAAGCGGCTGGCCGGACCCGATGCGGCGGCGTACGAGCACCCGGACTTGCGCGACGTCCTGATGCCGTCGCTGCGCGCCGACTACCGGTTGCTGGGCGCCTACCGCCCCGGCCCGCCGACCGAGCGGCTGTCGGTCCCGGTCACGGTCTACGGCGGCGACAGGGACCCGGCCTGCCCGGTCGCGGACCTGGACAGCTGGGCGGAGGTCACCGACACCGGCCAGGAGACCGTGGTCTTCTCCGGGGGACACTTCTATCTTCGGGAGCACGAGGAGGCGCTGCTGGAGCACATCGGCTCCCGTCTCCCGCCGCGCGTCGGCGCGCCCTGA